One Chryseobacterium indoltheticum DNA segment encodes these proteins:
- a CDS encoding DUF3945 domain-containing protein — translation MKKIVNNTVISEVSTLLVLRHRSNSVGIVQEVNQYGNLIDVLPDRNTSDTVIRVESSEDSFMNFYADFYHQLKNPAEYSFFKVREYGARETAISLQNYVESSSDEERKDLEKYAVAIETVETFRNKKYADREASVGNNDFKDHSSVLRSNFEYRYQIEDIPWERLAEIGLDRKKLESIGALESLLKGYKTAMLIPILLRDGNSINTIDARLQLRLDNRGEVLVCIHRVQDKPDFEKMFGGHRFSKEDKVNLLKFGNMGRVVELVDESTGELVSSLVSMDRLTNELISLRMDFVRIPHVICGVTLSLEQRKILREGKSLFVENMLSKKGRLFSARLQFNAEKQGVEFLFDRILKGFRKKSQEDLVREVPTMFRGKYLRKWQMEKLKAGEAAYISGLVSELGKQYQGYMRFDKETWRILFSFKNPNAKKKINV, via the coding sequence ATGAAAAAAATAGTCAACAATACAGTAATTTCGGAGGTGAGTACTTTATTGGTACTCCGTCACCGAAGCAATTCCGTTGGAATTGTGCAGGAAGTCAATCAATACGGAAATCTTATTGATGTGCTCCCCGACAGAAATACATCGGATACCGTAATCCGTGTCGAATCTTCGGAAGATTCTTTTATGAATTTCTATGCGGACTTTTATCATCAGCTGAAAAATCCTGCCGAGTATTCATTTTTCAAAGTGCGGGAATATGGGGCGAGAGAAACTGCAATAAGTTTGCAGAACTATGTTGAGTCTTCTTCGGATGAGGAAAGAAAGGATTTGGAAAAGTATGCCGTTGCAATCGAAACGGTAGAAACTTTCAGAAATAAAAAATATGCCGACAGGGAAGCTTCTGTTGGTAACAATGATTTTAAAGACCATTCTTCCGTACTACGCAGTAATTTTGAATATCGATATCAAATTGAAGATATTCCTTGGGAGAGATTAGCTGAGATCGGTCTTGATAGGAAAAAGTTGGAAAGCATTGGTGCTTTGGAATCTCTGTTGAAAGGATATAAAACTGCAATGTTGATTCCGATACTTTTGAGGGATGGGAATTCTATAAATACGATTGATGCTCGTTTGCAGTTAAGACTTGATAATAGGGGTGAGGTGTTGGTGTGTATTCATCGGGTACAGGACAAACCTGATTTTGAAAAGATGTTTGGTGGTCACCGATTTTCGAAGGAAGACAAGGTGAACCTTTTGAAATTTGGAAACATGGGCAGGGTGGTGGAGCTGGTTGATGAATCTACAGGGGAGTTGGTTTCGTCGTTGGTAAGTATGGACAGGCTGACCAATGAGTTGATTTCGTTAAGAATGGATTTTGTAAGGATTCCGCATGTGATTTGTGGTGTGACGTTGAGCTTGGAACAACGGAAGATTCTTCGTGAGGGGAAAAGTCTGTTTGTTGAGAATATGTTGTCGAAAAAAGGGAGATTGTTTTCTGCAAGGTTGCAGTTTAATGCTGAGAAGCAGGGTGTTGAGTTTTTGTTTGACAGGATTCTGAAAGGTTTTCGGAAAAAGTCTCAAGAGGATTTGGTTAGGGAAGTTCCCACGATGTTCAGAGGGAAGTATCTTCGGAAATGGCAGATGGAGAAACTGAAAGCAGGAGAGGCGGCTTATATCAGTGGGCTTGTTAGTGAGTTGGGGAAGCAGTATCAGGGGTATATGCGTTTTGATAAGGAGACATGGAGAATTTTGTTTTCGTTTAAGAATCCGAATGCAAAGAAGAAGATAAATGTATGA